DNA sequence from the Pirellulales bacterium genome:
CGCGGGGACTCTGCGCCCGAACAGGTGGCGAACGTCGCCTTTTTGCCCGGCATTCAGCTCGCCAGCCTGGCCATGCCCGACATTCACTGGGGTTATGGTTTTTGCATCGGCGGTGTGTGCGCGACGGATCCCGAGGAGGGGGGCGTGATTTCGCCGGGCGGGGTCGGTTACGACATCAATTGCGGCGTGCGGTTGATGCGCACCAGTCTCAGCTTCGCCGATGTGCAGCCCCGGTTGCAGCCGCTGGTCGAAGAGCTGTTCCGGCAGATTCCGGCCGGCGTCGGCGGTGAGGGGCGCTATCGTTACAGCCCACAGGAATTGCGGCAGTTGATGGCGGAAGGTCCGCGCTGGCTCATTCCGCGCGGCCTGGCGACCGAAAGCGATATCGACCATACCGAGGCGCATGGTTGCCTGGAGGGCGCTCGCTCCGACCTGGTCAGCGCCCGGGCGATCGAGCGCGGCCGTTCGCAGTGCGGAACGTTGGGCGCGGGAAATCACTTTCTGGAAGTGCAGGTCGTCGACGAAGTGTTCGACGAGCAAGCCGCCGAGACGATGGGACTCGCCCAAGACCAGGTGTGCGTGATGATTCACTCGGGGTCACGCGGCTTGGGCTACCAGGTGTGCGACGATGCGCTGCGCGACTTGCGCGGCGCGCCTGAAAAGTACGGTATCGCGCTACCGGACCGGCAGCTTGTGTGCGCCCCGATCGACAGTCCCGAGGGAGAACATTACCTGGGCGCGATGCGCGCCGCGGCCAATTACGCCTGGTGCAATCGGCAATTGCTCATGCAGCAGGCCCGCGAGGTCTTTCAAACCGTCTTCGGGCGTTCGTGGGAATCGCTGCGCATGAGCCTGGTCTATGACGTGGCGCACAACATCGCGAAATTCGAGCAGCATCACGTCGG
Encoded proteins:
- a CDS encoding RtcB family protein; translation: MADAYRGPLERVNDHCWRIPKSYKPGMRVDGLIYADDAMIELIRGDSAPEQVANVAFLPGIQLASLAMPDIHWGYGFCIGGVCATDPEEGGVISPGGVGYDINCGVRLMRTSLSFADVQPRLQPLVEELFRQIPAGVGGEGRYRYSPQELRQLMAEGPRWLIPRGLATESDIDHTEAHGCLEGARSDLVSARAIERGRSQCGTLGAGNHFLEVQVVDEVFDEQAAETMGLAQDQVCVMIHSGSRGLGYQVCDDALRDLRGAPEKYGIALPDRQLVCAPIDSPEGEHYLGAMRAAANYAWCNRQLLMQQAREVFQTVFGRSWESLRMSLVYDVAHNIAKFEQHHVGGKTKRVWVHRKGATRAFPPGHAEVPDMYRAIGQPVIIPGDMGRASWVLAGQDGSMQQTFGSACHGAGRMLSRTAAAKLAQGRRIDAELAERGVIARARSWKGLAEEQPAAYKDVNHVVDVVHRAQLAKKVARMRPIGVIKG